aaacactgttatatctttaaagagaagttcttctgtcattattgtgtgtaatattgtgaaaagtggctgattgaaggagtcaaaGCTTGAATTgacccttctttgttcacccttgaatgtttatctctcagatattaacattctaggtgaactcccatttatgagactaccttgtttggttattggtcccggtttccgggtggtgccccgtattcgttaattcatattaatgttctattaattgtcataattagttaattatccttgataattcataattattgcaaacaatcaactgtgttcctcacagatccaactgttggtgcccgaattattgattaaggttaacaatatcttattttcataattcataataatgataattatgaattattgctaataaccaaacgcactactgcccgtcccaacagtTTTCTAGTTGCTGAAGATTTAACCTGTTATTTCCACACACAAATTATACTTGTCTGTAGCATATTtggtaaaacaaatgtaaaagtcAGATTCTGGTCCACATATGTTGTTTGTGGCTTTGCAGGTTAGTGGTAAACTGGTCACATGATTCCTGAGTGAGTTCaataatctgtgtgttttcactgagaTGAGCTCTGAGCTGCTGGAAATCCTCAcagtgtttgttcagttcacAGCTCTGTACCAATATAAATACTGACtttctgattttctctgcaGGACTCCATGCTGAAGATAAACACCAACCAacaggtaaaaagagagaatatatcTCATCTGGTCTGGGAACGCCTctgatcccccaggaggagctggaggacgtTACCCGCACCGCCATCAGGACAATGAAtccactttggtttatgaccaaataccctCAAAgctaataactaataaaatatgctaatgttagcattgaaaagtgaaaaatcaaGATTTTGGAAACTCACAAATCACAATTTTATGTCATCACTGTCCGCTGTAGAGTTGCACATCACTAGTTTTTGTGTCTATAATATCTATAAAATGCAACGCAtagcattgtgggattgtttgcAGAAAGTAGTGCCTTCATGCCATGAACACCacttttttgttccattgtggAACATCTGAGGGCTCTACATGTTGGATAAGGAAGGAAAATacctgataactgctccaatatgttttatttgattatagatctccagcagcgtctgtctgtcacagaataaaacacaaatagacaatttaaatctgttaattactgaaagaacagaactgatgtaaaggagcaataaaaacagctgcagcctgcagaatatttaatgtttaaataaaatattgcttatttagtttgtgacaGTCTGACGTTGttttcaggctcaggatgattttataggagacGCAGCTGTGTGACGTCATATTTTCCTGAGAGAGCTGAGAcgaagaagaaaggagaagccttttggctcatgaagaaaaataataaagttacaagagtgtttttatgatggattcatgattcagtaaatcttattttatgaataaatatgatcagctgctgctggtggcGTCATTCCTGCTCCACAGGTCGTTTTCttgatctgctgtattacaacaacagcccgactgtttactgtcccgtcagatcagctgattGATCAATAACCAATCATTAAACACATTGATCAAAGgagtgtttccatccactgaaAAACTTCCACAGAGAATACACCTGTGGTTCCTCGCTCTAagctcctccaggagcctcctcgctcctcgtctcctctGAGGAGCGTTTAAGGGTTTCGGGTCACAGCTGGAGGAAGGAGGAGCGAGGACGCGAGAAAGCATAAATTAGCCAAATGAAAAGCACCCACAGCTTTAGTCTTGCTTCTATATTTGGTCTCTTGTGTATTGTATCCCACAatcctctgttttcctccaggTTCTCAGTGTGAAAGCACAGCCAAGGCTGACATCGGGCTGATGGTCAGTGAATCCGGGAGAATCAGCCCTGAAGACCATGAAAACATGAAGTCCTTTCTAACTAAGATAGTCAGCTACTTCAACATCGGCCCTGACAAAGTCCAGATCGGTAATATTTTCACTACTTCTACTATTCACACTACTGCTCCTggtactattactactactgtgtgtaaaaagtactcaaaatactaaaatctttacatcaaaatgtaaaaaagcagcaaaatagGACATGATAACAAGAGTAGTCAGGGGTATGTCTGATGTGAGGATGAAAGGAGCAGACCAgtggttttacatgtttaagtAAAATAACTGTTATCTGCATACAGCCTCCGTTACTGCCagttatttcccaaaacatgcagacatattTTAGCTTTGTAATAACTTacagaaatgaaatgttcaggTGATACACCTACCTTCAAATTCAGTGCTTCACCCACcgaaacacacatttataactcATGGTAATTATGATTCAGCTTATAAAACAATCTTTTATCTGGACACTGTTTTCCATGGtggagatatactgtacattccttCTGTGTAGGTCCGTGTTGGATCAGTTAGCAGGACAGATGTTCTGACAACTTTGTCTCTCTACTAATACTCTGCTTTTATATGTTTCCAGATTAGCTGCCAGTGATAAAACTGGAAGCATTACAACgttaaactgtattaaaaactcACTTGAGTTCTGTGTGACAACATTTAGTTCACTGCAAGCAGTGCAGGTGGTGcctgactgacatgtttttattgtaggCAGGGGCGTCGCAGCCGTGGGTGTTACGGGTGTTGTGACACCCgcactttcacagaaacataattCCATCCCTCCCACTTTTTCCTGAGGTAGTCATTGATGAAACGAAACTGAGGTTCCCATGCATGAAAAACCTATTGGTCTAGTTAGATTAATTGAAGAGccatccagccaatcacagccgtTTGACCAACCCACCAGGTCAGGGAAGAGTAAACAGTTGAAGTCCAGTAAAGTTACGTTTGTGCATTCAGCAACGGTGCTTCTGTTACTCGCTGCTGGCTGTGATAACAGATCAGAGAATAACAGATCAGAGGTATGAAACAGATATTTAACTAGTTAGTAatgtagaattttcttttgtaactttgtcttgttatgtgatgtgtcagctcagctaacatcattgaatataaatgaaataggcTAACTTATCCTAAATGTAAACCAGGTGGCAAATTTGGTTTTTAGTCACTTCTATTGTCGTTTTTAAATAGTCATAGACAAAGGTgagcattcatatttaagatgtgtaacatctgtctgtcttatgGCAATGTGTTGCCTGCCTGAACTGACGCCTGCTGATACAAaacctcctggacaacttttggtatttaatttcccaattaaagacaattaaaggtCCCCTTTGGATTCCTACTAAAAgagacactttttaaaacaattgaAGACAGTTTAAGTTGTACTCGTCCATGGACTCAGAAATGACTCTTTACTGATACTGATTTGTTACCAGGGTTCAATTTGTTATGCATCTATAACCatatccatttcattttaatggaagtgtaagtttcctttaatttcatgtctataaGGTATGTAAGGAAGTAGGATAAAGATGCGCTGTGATTATCTTAAGTATAATAAGGATAACTATGCTCCAGTAcagcaattcatacaaataactggatgtaagtagtaaactgctatgagaccctaaataaattctgctgAGTTGTTACACTCATATGGTCTCAGTAATTATTTGATggtaagctgaagcagtggttacaactacagtagtagaagttgtttaaatgtgtggtattcattttgatttggcatgttGAGACTGGAACAGGGCTCGAAGGCGGCGGGTCGCCGTGCTCATGTCCCACCTCTAGAACCCCCACACTTTCAAAATCGCTGCTCCAACCCTGATTGTAGGTGTCTGTGCTCGCTGCTGACCGTTCAGTAGCATCAACCTGCATACTAGACTCAACTCAACCCGACTGCTGACTACAAACTAAACTTTCTGCActaaaataactacaaataaCTTTGTTGGCCAGATGAAACTATTCAACTaagttacaaaaacaaaagaacgtTAAAACTGAAGTTGGCTTCTCATTAAAGTTAAACTCTTCTGCACAAACtggacaaaaagaaataaaacgtttatttaaaagttgaagTTTATACTAAGAGATGTGCACCGGCTTAAAAAGGTCCGACGAGGAACAACAAGGAGACGCTGCAGACGTCTTTCTGAGgacaacagaaagacagaaaaagctttaaaaagagcAAAGACAAACGGTGTTATCTGGTTGTGTCTGTTTGGGGAAGTTTTGGGATGAATAATCGATTTTCACGCTGAAACTGAAGATCTGAAGACCTAAGATTGATTCAAACCCACTTTGAGGATTAATTTAAAGTTGAATTAATCACAAACTTCATTATTACCCAAAGACCTGAATGACTTGATAACACATATCACACATTCAACACATTACTCCAACATTCAGAGACAACACACATGTGCAATataaatcaatcatttcaaTTCCTGGAATAAACAATACTTAATGTAGttacacaatataaatacagatgCAGTCGTCACTCTCTATGTTACCTATTAACACAATACTCACTACTTTTAACTATCAAAATTAATTCTTCATACAAAAGGTTAAACATCCATTAGTTCAgcttcaataaaacacacatttatttaaacaaacctacttttttaatgttaacaaaACTCTATTTTATGACCACTGAATATTAATTCCtcatttatcaaaaatataaatgtcttaTACTTAGTAAATATGAGGTTAGAACAGCACAATAAAATAACTGcagatacataaacatacatactgttTGTTGTTCAAAAATTCTACCTCTACTGATCACTGGAGGGTCGTATGATCACACTGtaatttacaacatttaacCTATAAATGAATAACTAAGTCAATTTATATCACACAGACTTCAGGGTTAGACTATAATATTGTGAAGCATCTCCAGATCAACAGATTCCTGCTTACAAAATGATCATATCTTTACTTCACAGTTATTACAAAATTTGGCTTAAACACACTGGATATAATGAACTTAAATTGAGGAATGCAGCATAATTTATGGTTTTGTTCTGGCAAGTGTCCTTATCTTGAGATAGCAGCAGGTtgagaaggacagacagacgCTTCTTCATCAACTGTGTGTAATGTCTTTACTTAAAGTCCTTTTCAAGGAAGATTCCTCTTGATGTTTCCTTGAATTTGGGTGAATCCATGAAGAAATGAACATTTCAAAGAGTGTTGTAAATCCGGATCTCAAGAGTTCAGAGAGAGACCCAGTTTGAGTCTGCAGGGTGTCAGttaatacaaaaaacaacaaaacaaacaaacaaaaacttgcttctatgcactctatgcattgccttggtgcactgcctgttggcatctacgtcctataGGActcaaacttaagctttatggcacagatccttgcttgtgttgtatcagtctcagatgtacgtcgctttggataaaagcgtctgctaaatgaaaaatataatgtaatgtagttACACATCTTTACCTGGGAGGTGTAAAAGTCAGTTTATCTTGAGGGAAGTTCAAAAACAAAGTTGTCCATTTCCTGACACTCCTTATTTAAGAGGTTAGAAGTCAGTTTACCTTGAAAGGTTCCTGCCAGTAACACAAAGTCCTCTACATTCCTGAGGAGATAGCAAAGAGGACCATCTTGGACCCCTACGAGTCCGTTGGTCCCTCTATATGCAGATTAGTACAGGCATGAGTGTATGTGAGACATGCAACGTGTGTAGATGAGTGTTGGGGTGATGATGACAACAAGATAATAAccacaataatagtaataaaccAATGCATCTGTTCAAGAACACTCAGTGCAACTATTATTCTCATtctcattattatcattgttattctcattatcatttaaaaacaaaggctgagtcagttttacacatttctgtgtttcctgCAGGTCTGGTTCAGAACAGTGAAAACCCAAAGATTGAATGGCAGCTGAACACCCACCAGACCAAACAATCCCTGCTGGAGGCCATAAACCACCTGCCACACAGAAGAAGAGACGACTCAGGTGATTTAACAGCAGGCTGTCTGATCCACACCAGCTTTACACTGTGAGGGACTGAGGCAGAGACTCTGATTAGatccaaatatatttactttctgtatttAGGTCTGTCAGCGGTGGAAAGAGAAGCTGTTAGTGATCCGTATTTTATATCTTAAAGTATTTATAGTAGgatttattgtatatattgaatatatatttgtgaatgaaattcACTCCCCTGACAGATCAAGAAAACTGTGTATCTGCTAACAAATAACATCTTCAgaacagacttcagataaagTTACTAAACAGTATATTCATTCATACTGATTCCAGAAATAGTAggtttacaataaaaatgagatGAATGATGATGGtaatttgtattattgttgctgtcataatattaaaggaaaattacagtTGATTTGAACCTGATGTATTTGCTATAAATGTGGCCGTTGTGTCTCTATGTGTCAGGTTAACTTTGTTCTCTCAGCTGTTATAGAGATTCTGGTGATTCACAAACAGAtgtttatcacacacacaaagatttttacatgaatcatttcaaaagtttgtttgtgagtctgaatgaaagtaaacacagaaactagccgcctgtagcagcattatggctaactgcatagaGATCTATATCCAGGCAGCTTGCTCATGTATACCTGGCTGCTGCCTGCAGAGCGGGGCGGGGTTAATGTTTATTATACAACACGTAGTTctgaccaagcaatctgattggtcaactagacatttaaaATGcgctcaaatcagcatgacagcacacctagccgtgctcaaatgaa
This region of Thunnus maccoyii chromosome 6, fThuMac1.1, whole genome shotgun sequence genomic DNA includes:
- the LOC121898778 gene encoding collagen alpha-1(XII) chain-like; the protein is MDHLLMVLVLLWSSGLHAEDKHQPTGSQCESTAKADIGLMVSESGRISPEDHENMKSFLTKIVSYFNIGPDKVQIGLVQNSENPKIEWQLNTHQTKQSLLEAINHLPHRRRDDSGDLTAGCLIHTSFTL